A region of Saccharococcus thermophilus DNA encodes the following proteins:
- a CDS encoding RluA family pseudouridine synthase has protein sequence MEVIQFHIDEEYDNERIDKVIAALNEEWSRSKVQQWIKNGLVTVNDRSVKANYKCEAGDVVVIRPPEPEPLHVEPENIPLDIYYEDADVLVVNKPRGMVVHPAPGHMRGTLVNALLAHCTDLSGINGVLRPGIVHRIDKDTSGLLMVAKNDIAHQSLVDQLVKKTVTRKYKAIVHGVIPHDYGTIDAPIGRDKRDRKKMAVTEENGKEAVTHFRVLERFRHYTFIECQLETGRTHQIRVHMKYIGYPLAGDPQYGPKKTLPIDGQALHAGVLGFTHPRTGEYLEFEAPLPPEFEEILQWLRKND, from the coding sequence ATGGAAGTCATTCAGTTTCACATTGACGAAGAATACGACAACGAACGCATTGACAAGGTCATTGCCGCGTTAAATGAAGAATGGTCGCGTTCGAAAGTACAGCAGTGGATCAAGAACGGACTCGTCACCGTCAACGATCGGTCTGTGAAAGCGAATTACAAATGCGAAGCAGGGGATGTGGTCGTTATCCGTCCGCCGGAGCCGGAGCCGCTCCATGTCGAGCCGGAAAATATCCCGCTTGATATTTATTATGAGGATGCGGATGTGCTTGTCGTCAACAAACCGCGCGGCATGGTCGTCCATCCAGCTCCCGGGCATATGCGCGGCACGCTCGTCAACGCTTTGCTTGCCCACTGCACGGATTTGTCCGGCATTAACGGCGTGCTGCGCCCAGGCATTGTTCATCGCATTGATAAAGATACGTCCGGCTTATTGATGGTGGCTAAAAACGATATAGCGCATCAGTCGCTTGTCGATCAGCTCGTGAAAAAAACGGTGACGCGCAAGTATAAAGCGATTGTTCATGGAGTGATTCCGCACGATTACGGCACGATTGACGCGCCGATCGGCCGCGATAAGCGAGACCGCAAAAAAATGGCGGTCACCGAGGAAAATGGAAAAGAGGCGGTCACTCATTTCCGCGTGCTCGAACGTTTCCGTCATTATACGTTTATCGAATGCCAGCTGGAAACAGGAAGAACGCATCAAATCCGCGTCCATATGAAGTATATCGGCTATCCGCTTGCCGGCGACCCGCAATACGGGCCGAAAAAGACACTGCCGATCGACGGACAAGCGCTGCATGCCGGCGTGCTCGGATTTACGCATCCGCGCACCGGCGAATATTTGGAATTTGAAGCGCCGCTTCCGCCTGAATTCGAAGAGATTTTACAATGGCTGCGAAAAAATGATTGA
- the lspA gene encoding signal peptidase II, translated as MVIYYIIALAIIAIDQWTKWLIVKYMRLGESIAIIPNVLYITSHRNRGAAWGILQGQFWLFYLITVIVVVGLIVYIQRLPRGERLFGVALGLMLGGALGNFIDRLFRKEVVDFIHTYIGTYSFPVFNIADSALTIGVVLLFIKVFFFATPEKENQ; from the coding sequence ATGGTGATATACTATATCATTGCGCTGGCGATCATCGCCATCGATCAGTGGACAAAATGGCTTATCGTGAAGTATATGCGGCTCGGGGAAAGCATTGCCATTATTCCGAACGTGCTTTACATTACGTCCCATCGCAACCGCGGTGCAGCGTGGGGCATTTTACAAGGACAGTTTTGGCTTTTTTATTTGATTACCGTTATTGTTGTCGTCGGACTCATCGTGTATATCCAGCGCTTACCGCGCGGAGAAAGGCTGTTTGGCGTTGCCCTTGGCTTGATGCTCGGCGGGGCGCTCGGCAATTTTATTGATCGTCTTTTCCGTAAAGAAGTGGTCGATTTTATCCATACGTATATTGGTACATACAGCTTTCCGGTATTTAATATTGCCGATTCAGCGCTGACGATTGGCGTTGTTCTTCTTTTTATCAAAGTGTTTTTCTTCGCGACACCAGAAAAGGAGAATCAGTAA